In Carya illinoinensis cultivar Pawnee chromosome 7, C.illinoinensisPawnee_v1, whole genome shotgun sequence, the following are encoded in one genomic region:
- the LOC122315665 gene encoding superoxide dismutase [Cu-Zn] 4A: MVKAVAVLGNSEGVKGTIHFTQEADGSTKVTGNVSGLRPGLHGFHVHALGDTTNGCMSTGPHFNPAGKEHGAPVDENRHAGDLGNITAGADGAAKIEITDKQIPLSGPNSIIGRAIVVHADPDDLGKGGHELSKSTGNAGGRLACGIIGLQG, encoded by the exons ATGGTGAAGGCTGTGGCTGTTCTTGGAAACAGTGAGGGTGTCAAGGGTACTATTCACTTCACGCAAGAAGCTGATG GCTCTACTAAAGTAACTGGAAATGTTTCTGGCCTTAGGCCTGGTCTCCATGGCTTCCATGTTCATGCACTTGGGGACACGACAAATGGTTGCATGTCAACTG GACCACATTTCAACCCTGCTGGCAAAGAGCATGGTGCTCCAGTGGATGAGAACCGTCATGCTGGTGATCTGGGAAATATCACTGCTGGTGCAGATG GCGCAGCCAAAATCGAAATAACTGACAAGCAG ATTCCGCTTTCTGGACCAAATTCCATTATTGGAAGGGCCATTGTTGTCCATGCAGATCCAGATGATCTTGGCAAGG GGGGACATGAACTTAGCAAAAGCACTGGAAATGCTGGTGGCCGATTAGCTTGTG GTATTATTGGTCTCCAAGGATGA
- the LOC122315662 gene encoding FRIGIDA-like protein 3, translating into MSSPLGEVSADVQPADLKKPNLRKAFNLLKTHAAAVANFTLQWQDLEDHFNSIHDSIEAKLQQLQSNQNQTASGLQSQAKSLDVKLDSADTQFTPTLQSQDKCKEIQFTSKETQLVPPILSQFDSNETESIPALKSETKSKETQVTTLQNRKKKEESWPENASFNGIPIYDGKELLLYVNEHLKDLASLRNDICNALKLSVDSGKLVLEAMKWFYLPELKKGDMNIEVSTRRKNCVLLLEELMRVRPLIKADVREEAVKLALEWKANIRFAANSSLEVYGFLLLLGAFGLVSEFDGDEVLKLFDSVKQRKQATELFRALGFADDASDFIQKLISQNKRLDAVRFIHAFELVDEFPPVPLLKAHLKDTKKFARMGCRGKKTLKAQDEATGKEIAAIKAVIKCVNDYNLGSQYSPDNLRNRIQQLRKSRKEKALQLRKPSIEREVTATASGPKDQVQQWGANKRTSPKWQAQSNQQNRKKHPRRDALHASENEGFSNHLVQPSYHQPAGFLVSQGAEFYGTATAAPIPNVPVGVTSTIHTRQPAHHHHHPESSVTGQDVHYLAPSAGMYSLSRSSPEPPIASVSASRYGFLHSGSVIEHRSSPTGRYGLLVNSTAEHYGMGSAGMTSFAGQYGTSAANGSNTGRIGSAGFHSSMRIAPESSPDRSILYFTGNPSRISNYYDRYGS; encoded by the exons ATGTCATCGCCGTTGGGGGAAGTCTCTGCAGACGTTCAACCGGCAGATTTGAAGAAACCGAACCTCCGCAAAGCATTCAACCTCCTTAAAACCCACGCCGCTGCGGTTGCCAACTTCACCCTTCAATGGCAGGATCTGGAGGACCACTTCAACTCCATCCACGACTCAATCGAAGCCAAACTCCAACAACTCCAATCCAACCAGAACCAAACCGCTTCAGGCCTCCAATCTCAAGCCAAATCACTAGATGTCAAACTCGATTCTGCAGATACCCAATTCACTCCGACTCTTCAATCCCAGGACAAATGCAAAGAGATCCAATTTACTTCTAAAGAGACCCAATTGGTTCCACCCATTCTATCCCAATTCGATTCTAACGAAACCGAGTCGATTCCTGCCCTTAAATCAGAAACGAAGTCAAAAGAAACCCAAGTGACAACCCTTCAAAAccgaaaaaaaaaggaagaatctTGGCCTGAAAATGCCTCTTTTAATGGCATTCCGATATATGATGGGAAAGAGTTGTTATTGTACGTGAATGAGCATTTAAAAGATCTCGCATCGTTGCGCAATGATATATGTAATGCGCTCAAGCTTTCGGTGGATTCTGGAAAGCTAGTGTTGGAGGCAATGAAATGGTTTTATTTACCAGAGTTAAAGAAGGGGGATATGAATATTGAGGTTTCTACCAGAAGGAAGAATTGTGTGCTATTGTTGGAGGAGTTGATGAGAGTGAGACCACTGATTAAAGCAGACGTGagagaagaagctgtgaaacTAGCCCTTGAGTGGAAGGCAAATATAAGATTCGCAGCGAATAGTTCGTTGGAGGTTTATGGTTTTCTATTGCTTTTGGGTGCCTTTGGGCTAGTGAGTGAGTTTGATGGCGACGAGGTTTTGAAGCTTTTTGATAGTGTTAAACAGCGTAAGCAGGCTACTGAGTTGTTTCGGGCTCTTGGTTTTGCTGATGATGCCTCTG attttattcaaaaactCATTTCACAGAATAAGCGACTTGATGCTGTCAGATTTATTCATGCATTCGAACTGGTTGATGAATTCCCTCCTGTACCACTGCTTAAAGCCCATTTGAAGGATACCAAGAAGTTTGCAAGGATGGGCTGCAGGGGAAAAAAAACTCTTAAAGCGCAG GATGAGGCAACAGGTAAAGAAATAGCTGCAATAAAGGCTGTAATAAAATGTGTTAATGATTACAACCTTGGATCCCAATACTCTCCCGATAACCTCAGAAACCGCATCCAGCAGCTGAGAAagagtagaaaagaaaaagctttgcaGCTGAGAAAGCCCAGCATTGAGAGAGAGGTTACCGCAACAGCCTCAGGCCCAAAGGACCAGGTGCAACAATGGGGTGCAAATAAACGTACTTCCCCTAAGTGGCAAGCTCAGTCGAATCAACAGAACAGAAAGAAGCATCCTCGGAGGGATGCATTGCATGCATCTGAAAATGAAGGTTTCTCAAACCATTTGGTACAGCCATCTTATCATCAGCCAGCAGGCTTCTTAGTGAGCCAAGGTGCTGAGTTCTATGGAACGGCTACAGCAGCACCTATCCCAAATGTTCCAGTTGGTGTCACTTCCACCATCCACACCAGGCAACcagctcatcatcatcatcatccagaAAGCTCAGTCACTGGTCAGGATGTGCACTACTTAGCACCATCAGCTGGAATGTATAGTTTGTCACGTTCCTCTCCTGAGCCCCCTATTGCAAGTGTATCAGCTAGTCGATATGGTTTTCTGCATTCTGGCTCCGTTATCGAACACCGGAGCTCACCAACTGGACGTTATGGATTGTTGGTGAACTCGACTGCTGAACACTATGGAATGGGCAGTGCAGGTATGACCTCATTTGCTGGGCAGTATGGAACAAGTGCTGCAAATGGTAGTAACACTGGACGGATTGGATCAGCTGGTTTCCATTCAAGCATGCGCATTGCTCCCGAATCAAGTCCTGACAGATCCATTTTGTATTTCACAGGAAACCCATCAAGGATCTCAAATTATTATGATAGGTATGGATCTTAG